The proteins below are encoded in one region of Kineococcus mangrovi:
- a CDS encoding sialate O-acetylesterase → MNGERAGRDLVVVLGQSNAAGSNTDFDPEGADAFDPRVEVFAATGPDGGRIVPAREPFWPLLGHPPGGVGPGGPFAALLLPTLPADRRVLVVPAAVGGTGFHAHTSYPGVWKVGLERADTPNLFARAVAHVRAALAAAGPDSRVRVVLWHQGETDGGHGRSEAEYAADLDELVAAFRAQVPTAQDVPFLLGGMAPERIAAYPNHAGVAAAHAATPGRVPGTAFAPSPAGHVNDGTTHLTAAAQRLLAANLFAAFTAVELTAAGPGPAARH, encoded by the coding sequence GTGAACGGGGAACGGGCGGGTCGCGACCTCGTCGTCGTCCTCGGGCAGTCCAACGCCGCCGGGTCCAACACGGACTTCGACCCCGAGGGGGCCGACGCGTTCGACCCGCGGGTGGAGGTGTTCGCCGCGACCGGACCGGACGGGGGGCGGATAGTGCCGGCCCGCGAGCCGTTCTGGCCGCTGCTGGGGCACCCGCCGGGCGGCGTCGGACCCGGCGGCCCCTTCGCCGCGCTGCTGCTGCCGACCCTGCCGGCCGACCGGCGCGTCCTCGTCGTCCCGGCCGCCGTGGGCGGGACGGGCTTCCACGCCCACACGTCCTACCCCGGCGTCTGGAAGGTGGGCCTGGAGCGGGCGGACACCCCGAACCTGTTCGCGCGCGCCGTCGCGCACGTGCGGGCGGCCCTGGCCGCGGCAGGCCCGGACTCCCGCGTGCGGGTGGTGCTGTGGCACCAGGGCGAGACCGACGGCGGCCACGGTCGCAGCGAGGCCGAGTACGCCGCGGACCTCGACGAGCTCGTCGCCGCCTTCCGCGCGCAGGTCCCGACGGCGCAGGACGTCCCGTTCCTGCTCGGCGGCATGGCGCCGGAGCGCATCGCCGCGTACCCGAACCACGCCGGGGTGGCCGCAGCGCACGCAGCCACCCCGGGCCGGGTGCCGGGGACGGCGTTCGCACCGTCCCCGGCCGGCCACGTCAACGACGGGACGACCCACCTCACCGCGGCCGCTCAGCGACTGCTGGCGGCGAACCTGTTCGCCGCCTTCACCGCGGTGGAGCTCACCGCAGCAGGCCCAGGTCCCGCAGCCCGGCACTGA
- a CDS encoding Gfo/Idh/MocA family protein, protein MDEARVTTPSTGRRRYAVVGTGGRSQMYLEALSSTHTDVGEVVALVDGNDVRMDYYEQFLLERGRRAPHRYRPEAFDDLLRTERPDVVLVTSPDHTHARYVVAALRAGVDVVCEKPLTIDAQSLLHIVEAARTSTGRLVVTFNYRYSPRNTLLRQVIADGRVGDVTSVHFEWCLDTVHGADYFRRWHRDKANSGGLLVHKSTHHFDLVNWWLDDAPETVFALGGLRFYGEANAARRGLGPRPLLGRDAVGHGDPFVLDLAADEKMRRLFLEGEAVDGYHRDRDVFTGGITIEDNLTLAVGYSRGASMAYTLNAHSPWEGYRVAVNGTRGRVELEVVERSHVAAAAVAAGATPGKSAPAVDPSAQPDDPEVAAQSLRPWGSRLLLQEHWQPPQLLPIPEGAGAHGGGDAMLLDDVLRGAAPDPLGRQAGYLDGVRSVLVGVSGNASLASGQAVRLADFGLPLDAGAVMARTGT, encoded by the coding sequence ATGGACGAGGCACGAGTGACGACCCCCTCGACGGGACGGCGGCGCTACGCCGTCGTCGGCACCGGGGGACGGTCCCAGATGTACCTGGAGGCCCTGTCCTCCACCCACACCGACGTCGGGGAGGTCGTCGCCCTCGTCGACGGCAACGACGTCCGGATGGACTACTACGAGCAGTTCCTCCTCGAGCGGGGGCGGCGCGCCCCGCACCGGTACCGGCCCGAGGCGTTCGACGACCTGCTGCGCACCGAGCGCCCGGATGTCGTCCTCGTCACCAGCCCGGACCACACCCACGCCCGGTACGTCGTCGCCGCGCTGCGCGCCGGGGTCGACGTCGTGTGCGAGAAACCCCTGACGATCGACGCGCAGTCGCTGCTCCACATCGTGGAGGCGGCGCGCACCTCGACGGGCCGGCTCGTCGTGACGTTCAACTACCGGTACTCCCCCCGCAACACCCTCCTGCGGCAGGTCATCGCCGACGGGCGGGTCGGGGACGTCACGTCGGTGCACTTCGAGTGGTGCCTGGACACCGTCCACGGCGCCGACTACTTCCGCCGCTGGCACCGGGACAAGGCCAACTCCGGCGGGCTGCTGGTGCACAAGTCCACCCACCACTTCGACCTCGTGAACTGGTGGCTGGACGACGCCCCCGAGACCGTCTTCGCCCTCGGCGGGCTGCGGTTCTACGGCGAGGCCAACGCCGCGCGCCGCGGGCTGGGGCCGCGCCCGCTGCTCGGCCGGGACGCCGTGGGCCACGGCGACCCGTTCGTCCTGGACCTCGCCGCCGATGAGAAGATGCGCCGGCTGTTCCTGGAGGGCGAAGCCGTCGACGGGTACCACCGCGACCGCGACGTGTTCACCGGGGGCATCACCATCGAGGACAACCTGACCCTGGCGGTCGGCTACTCCCGCGGCGCGTCCATGGCGTACACGCTCAACGCCCACTCCCCGTGGGAGGGGTACCGGGTCGCCGTCAACGGGACCCGGGGCCGCGTCGAGCTGGAGGTCGTGGAACGCTCCCACGTCGCGGCCGCGGCCGTCGCCGCCGGCGCGACGCCCGGCAAGTCGGCGCCGGCCGTCGACCCGAGCGCCCAGCCCGACGACCCCGAGGTGGCCGCGCAGTCCCTGCGGCCGTGGGGGTCCCGCCTCCTGCTGCAGGAGCACTGGCAGCCGCCGCAGCTCCTGCCCATCCCCGAGGGGGCCGGCGCGCACGGCGGCGGGGACGCGATGCTCCTCGACGACGTCCTGCGCGGTGCGGCCCCGGACCCGCTGGGCCGGCAGGCCGGGTACCTCGACGGGGTCCGCAGCGTCCTGGTCGGAGTGAGCGGCAACGCCTCCCTGGCGAGCGGACAGGCAGTCCGGCTGGCCGACTTCGGGCTGCCCCTGGACGCCGGGGCGGTCATGGCGCGAACGGGGACGTGA
- a CDS encoding carbohydrate ABC transporter permease produces MTDTTLTRGLRSAKDRLRGVEAYQEELSGTPRTRFLRHVVLVGVGLVMLYPLLWMLSASFKPSAKVFADSNLVPSQVELGNYAAGWSALEHPFQLYLVNSLILAVLNIVGNLLSCSMAAYAFSRLRFRGRKTLFAAMLGTMLLPAHVVLIPQYVIFAKLGWVNTYLPLTVPAFLATNAFFVFLLVQFMRALPMELQDAAKIDGCGPYRTYWKVIMPLTVPAMATVAIFTFISSWNDFFGPLLYLTDSDLFTVPLALRQFMSAEGASDWGPMFAMSVVSLLPVVAFFFIGQRYLLNGIATTGMK; encoded by the coding sequence ATGACTGACACGACCCTGACCCGCGGACTCCGCTCGGCCAAGGACCGCCTGCGTGGTGTCGAGGCCTACCAGGAGGAGCTGAGCGGGACGCCCCGCACGCGCTTCCTGCGCCACGTCGTCCTCGTCGGGGTGGGGCTGGTCATGCTCTACCCGCTCCTGTGGATGCTGTCGGCGTCGTTCAAGCCGAGCGCCAAGGTGTTCGCCGACAGCAACCTCGTCCCCTCGCAGGTCGAGCTCGGCAACTACGCGGCCGGCTGGTCGGCGCTGGAGCACCCGTTCCAGCTCTACCTGGTGAACTCGCTCATCCTGGCCGTGCTGAACATCGTCGGGAACCTGCTGTCGTGCTCGATGGCGGCCTACGCGTTCTCCCGGCTCCGCTTCCGCGGCCGCAAGACGCTGTTCGCGGCCATGCTCGGCACGATGCTGCTGCCGGCCCACGTCGTCCTCATCCCGCAGTACGTCATCTTCGCCAAGCTGGGCTGGGTCAACACCTACTTGCCGCTGACGGTCCCGGCGTTCCTGGCCACCAACGCGTTCTTCGTCTTCCTGCTCGTGCAGTTCATGCGCGCACTGCCCATGGAGCTGCAGGACGCCGCCAAGATCGACGGCTGCGGGCCCTACCGGACCTACTGGAAGGTGATCATGCCGCTCACCGTCCCCGCGATGGCGACCGTGGCGATCTTCACCTTCATCTCCAGCTGGAACGACTTCTTCGGGCCGCTGCTCTACCTCACCGACTCGGACCTGTTCACCGTGCCCCTGGCGCTGCGGCAGTTCATGTCGGCCGAGGGCGCCAGCGACTGGGGCCCGATGTTCGCGATGTCGGTCGTCTCGCTCCTGCCCGTCGTGGCGTTCTTCTTCATCGGGCAGCGCTATCTCCTCAACGGCATCGCCACCACGGGGATGAAGTGA
- a CDS encoding carbohydrate ABC transporter permease, with product MSTSTTSPVAAPGVDRPPRLRRRSSAEASEERAAYVFLAPWFIGMLFTVIPFGVSLYLAFTNYNLLQSPALVGLENFTRVFEDPKAETSARVTLTYTFLSVPISMVSALAVAMLLNKGVRGLKFYRSIFYLPSLIGASVAIVMLWRSIFGYGGIVNSFLGFFGIEGPGWVTDPDWALVTLVTLGVWSFGASMVIFLAGLRQIPVMFYEAASVDGAGWWRQFRSITVPLLSPVIFFNLVLGLIGSLQTFTQGFVFSGGTGGPAESTLFFNLYLYQQGFQRFDMGYASALAWVMFIVIAFFTALNFLVSKWWVFYDD from the coding sequence ATGAGCACCAGCACCACGTCCCCGGTGGCCGCCCCCGGGGTGGACAGGCCGCCACGCCTGCGGCGGCGCAGCTCGGCCGAGGCGTCGGAGGAACGGGCCGCTTACGTGTTCCTCGCGCCCTGGTTCATCGGGATGCTGTTCACGGTCATCCCGTTCGGGGTCTCGCTGTACCTGGCCTTCACGAACTACAACCTCCTGCAGTCCCCCGCGCTCGTCGGGCTGGAGAACTTCACCCGCGTCTTCGAGGACCCGAAGGCGGAGACGTCGGCCCGCGTCACGCTCACCTACACCTTCCTGTCCGTGCCCATCTCGATGGTGTCGGCGTTGGCGGTGGCCATGCTCCTCAACAAGGGCGTGCGCGGGCTCAAGTTCTACCGATCGATCTTCTACCTGCCCTCCCTCATCGGGGCCAGCGTCGCCATCGTCATGCTGTGGCGCTCGATCTTCGGCTACGGCGGGATCGTCAACTCCTTCCTGGGCTTCTTCGGCATCGAGGGCCCGGGCTGGGTGACCGACCCCGACTGGGCCCTCGTCACCCTCGTCACCCTCGGCGTCTGGAGCTTCGGCGCCTCGATGGTGATCTTCCTCGCCGGGCTGCGGCAGATCCCCGTCATGTTCTACGAGGCCGCCTCCGTCGACGGCGCCGGCTGGTGGCGGCAATTCCGCTCCATCACCGTCCCCCTGCTGAGCCCGGTGATCTTCTTCAACCTCGTGCTCGGGCTCATCGGATCCCTGCAGACGTTCACCCAGGGGTTCGTCTTCTCCGGCGGCACCGGCGGCCCGGCGGAGTCCACCCTGTTCTTCAACCTCTACCTGTACCAGCAGGGGTTCCAGCGGTTCGACATGGGCTACGCCTCCGCGCTCGCGTGGGTGATGTTCATCGTCATCGCCTTCTTCACCGCGCTCAACTTCCTCGTCTCCAAGTGGTGGGTGTTCTACGATGACTGA
- a CDS encoding ABC transporter substrate-binding protein, translating into MSARPLSRRTTLATGVATASAVALTGCSRFGASGGGTDADGVELTVMAWADSKQAAVYEKAFAAYHEANPGVTVKLEWMDVGSYQDKLNTRFAAGNPPDVMFLVGRWLGEYASRGALADLATFPDALDLTALDDSVLASSRLDGKLYGVPTGTTCQGLVYNTKVLQDVGLTLPDTSTWTWQQFHDFNVAITEATGRATYGTGYNIPWAPTVSLWAGQHGESLYTEDGTLGMSAQTLADYFQMTVDLRDAGGYAPAGSLDDQATTVEDSALGKGFVASQTIPANLFGDYNTALDGNLTLVRFPGEVPTHGYQITPTLLWSQASGSKHPQEAAALIDYLTNDPTSFESRAALLGVPVNPDIATEVAATLPADGKTFVDFLLGLQDEELPPYYLEPAGAGEISDNLVSLATEVEFGRMTPQQAGERFVTEAQASLARASS; encoded by the coding sequence GTGTCCGCTCGCCCCCTCAGTCGTCGCACCACCCTGGCCACCGGCGTGGCGACCGCCTCCGCCGTCGCCCTCACCGGCTGCAGCCGCTTCGGCGCCTCCGGCGGCGGGACGGACGCGGACGGCGTGGAGCTGACCGTCATGGCATGGGCCGACTCCAAGCAGGCGGCGGTCTACGAGAAGGCCTTCGCCGCCTACCACGAGGCCAACCCGGGCGTCACCGTGAAGCTGGAGTGGATGGACGTCGGGAGCTACCAGGACAAGCTCAACACCCGCTTCGCCGCGGGCAACCCGCCGGACGTCATGTTCCTCGTGGGGCGCTGGCTCGGGGAGTACGCCTCCCGCGGCGCCCTGGCCGACCTCGCGACCTTCCCCGACGCCCTCGACCTCACCGCGCTGGACGACAGCGTCCTGGCCTCCAGCCGCCTCGACGGCAAGCTCTACGGCGTGCCCACCGGCACCACCTGCCAGGGCCTGGTCTACAACACGAAGGTCCTGCAGGACGTGGGACTGACCCTGCCGGACACGAGCACCTGGACGTGGCAGCAGTTCCACGACTTCAACGTGGCCATCACCGAGGCCACCGGCCGGGCGACGTACGGCACGGGCTACAACATCCCCTGGGCCCCGACCGTGTCCCTGTGGGCCGGTCAGCACGGGGAGAGCCTGTACACCGAGGACGGAACTCTCGGGATGTCCGCGCAGACGCTGGCGGACTACTTCCAGATGACCGTCGACCTCCGCGACGCCGGCGGGTACGCCCCCGCGGGCAGCCTGGACGACCAGGCCACCACCGTGGAGGACTCCGCCCTGGGCAAGGGGTTCGTCGCGTCCCAGACGATCCCCGCCAACCTCTTCGGCGACTACAACACCGCGCTGGACGGGAACCTGACCCTCGTCCGCTTCCCCGGCGAGGTTCCCACCCACGGGTACCAGATCACGCCCACGCTGCTGTGGTCGCAGGCCAGCGGGTCGAAGCACCCGCAGGAGGCCGCCGCCCTCATCGACTACCTGACCAACGACCCGACGTCCTTCGAGTCGCGGGCGGCGCTGCTCGGCGTCCCGGTCAACCCCGACATCGCCACCGAGGTGGCGGCGACGCTGCCGGCCGACGGCAAGACCTTCGTCGACTTCCTCCTCGGCCTGCAGGACGAGGAGCTGCCCCCCTACTACCTCGAGCCCGCCGGGGCCGGGGAGATCTCCGACAACCTCGTGAGCCTCGCCACGGAGGTCGAGTTCGGCCGCATGACCCCGCAGCAGGCCGGTGAGCGGTTCGTCACCGAAGCCCAGGCCAGCCTCGCCCGCGCGTCGTCCTGA
- a CDS encoding alpha/beta fold hydrolase yields MTTGAARLARHDGSIRWVSVPGAGHPVAYLHGLGCSSLASWAGTAARLGRPGVLVDLVGHGRSDRPASFDHSLPEHADAVAVALTASGRAPVDLIAHSLGGSVAVVLADRHPHLLRSLVLVEPGLDPVAVGPDHVAATDEAELAHGGWERLLAREDPERRAEVRTTDPLAFVRGARTVCDALGGSLNDLLSRTRTPTLLIAGHRTYAQWDVLQENGIRCERIAGGGHFVMLEQPARFHRLVEDFTARAHPAPPSPPSTSGRLGAFDGLHDVVARSWPLFGADAPDPETVRGRLRAALGVPLRPTVAEAGLVVHERWTRDGLDGAEVSWEAGFGPRVRGRVLRPAGQAGPLPGALFLHCHGGVKSVGLDKLADGADGRPAHPRVAGIRDGLYGGVASAEDLARRGVHVLVHDGFGWGSRRTPLSALPARSEAQAGHELAVRTARGERLDEAAVYDLHAGPAEDAVAKALGVLGTSWAGMLAREDLLALDLLTADPGVAPGGVGVLGLSGGGARAAITAALAQDEPHLAGAVGAVVVAAMVSTLREALPEHLHCHTWALMTPGLGRVADWPQVVAASAPTPLLVQFAAQDALFPAAGMNRARGVLADAYADAGAPDRFLGTVHDVPHSFGRTQQGEAFDWLARHLPAGRPTDQPDAPPLGGHP; encoded by the coding sequence ATGACGACCGGTGCGGCGCGGCTGGCCCGGCACGACGGGAGCATCCGCTGGGTGTCGGTCCCGGGGGCGGGCCATCCGGTCGCCTACCTGCACGGCCTGGGGTGCAGCTCGCTCGCCAGCTGGGCCGGCACCGCCGCGCGGCTGGGCCGCCCGGGCGTCCTCGTCGACCTCGTCGGGCACGGCCGCTCGGACCGGCCGGCCTCCTTCGACCACTCCCTCCCCGAGCACGCCGACGCGGTGGCGGTGGCCCTGACCGCGAGCGGCCGGGCCCCCGTGGACCTGATCGCCCACAGCCTCGGCGGGTCGGTGGCGGTCGTGCTGGCCGACCGCCACCCCCACCTCCTGCGCTCGCTGGTGCTCGTCGAGCCCGGTCTGGACCCGGTGGCGGTCGGCCCGGACCACGTCGCCGCGACGGACGAGGCCGAGCTGGCGCACGGCGGGTGGGAGCGGCTGCTGGCCCGGGAGGACCCCGAGCGGCGCGCCGAGGTCCGCACCACCGACCCGCTGGCCTTCGTGCGCGGGGCCCGGACGGTCTGCGACGCGCTCGGGGGTTCTCTCAACGACCTCCTGTCCCGGACCCGGACCCCGACCCTGCTGATCGCCGGCCACCGGACCTACGCGCAGTGGGACGTGCTGCAGGAAAACGGGATCCGCTGCGAACGGATCGCGGGCGGAGGTCACTTCGTGATGCTCGAGCAGCCAGCGCGGTTCCACCGGCTCGTCGAGGACTTCACCGCTCGCGCGCACCCCGCCCCGCCGTCGCCGCCCAGCACCTCCGGTCGCCTCGGCGCCTTCGACGGGCTGCACGACGTCGTGGCCCGGTCCTGGCCCCTGTTCGGCGCCGACGCCCCGGACCCGGAGACCGTCCGGGGCCGACTGCGCGCCGCGCTCGGGGTCCCGCTGCGCCCCACCGTCGCCGAGGCCGGTCTCGTCGTCCACGAGCGGTGGACCCGCGACGGCCTGGACGGCGCCGAGGTCAGCTGGGAAGCGGGCTTCGGCCCGCGGGTGCGCGGGCGGGTCCTGCGCCCGGCGGGGCAGGCCGGCCCGCTGCCGGGGGCGCTGTTCCTGCACTGCCACGGCGGGGTGAAGTCCGTCGGGCTGGACAAGCTCGCCGACGGGGCGGACGGTCGACCCGCGCACCCCCGTGTCGCCGGGATCCGCGACGGCCTCTACGGCGGTGTCGCGTCGGCGGAGGACCTGGCCCGCCGCGGCGTCCACGTCCTCGTCCACGACGGGTTCGGCTGGGGCAGCCGGCGGACCCCGCTGTCCGCTCTGCCCGCGCGCAGCGAGGCCCAGGCCGGCCACGAGCTGGCCGTGCGCACCGCCCGGGGCGAACGGCTCGACGAGGCCGCCGTCTACGACCTGCACGCCGGCCCCGCCGAGGACGCGGTGGCCAAGGCGCTGGGGGTCCTCGGCACCTCCTGGGCCGGGATGCTCGCCCGCGAGGACCTGCTGGCCCTGGACCTGCTGACCGCCGACCCCGGCGTCGCCCCCGGCGGGGTGGGCGTGCTCGGGTTGTCCGGCGGGGGGGCCCGCGCGGCGATCACCGCGGCGCTCGCACAGGACGAGCCGCACCTGGCCGGTGCCGTCGGTGCGGTCGTCGTGGCCGCCATGGTCTCCACCCTCCGCGAGGCGCTGCCTGAGCACCTGCACTGCCACACCTGGGCCCTCATGACGCCCGGGCTGGGGCGCGTCGCCGACTGGCCGCAGGTCGTCGCCGCGAGCGCCCCGACCCCCCTGCTGGTGCAGTTCGCCGCGCAGGACGCGCTGTTCCCCGCGGCGGGCATGAACCGGGCCCGCGGCGTCCTCGCCGACGCCTACGCGGACGCCGGTGCCCCCGACCGCTTCCTCGGCACCGTGCACGACGTGCCGCACAGCTTCGGCCGAACCCAGCAGGGCGAGGCCTTCGACTGGCTCGCCCGGCACCTGCCGGCGGGCCGCCCCACCGACCAGCCCGACGCCCCACCCCTTGGAGGACACCCGTGA
- a CDS encoding NAD-dependent epimerase/dehydratase family protein: MKVLVTGGAGRLGRSVATVLHRAGHHAVSVDRFDHPDPAVEDVRLDLLDEDAVVDAFARLQPDAAVHLAAIAVPFSAPELQILTTNTRLAQVVVDAALRAGARKVLAAGSPTVLGYGAPGGWTPQYLPLDEEHPTAPWNAYALSKSVVEGVVAMHARTATDAVLGSFRPCFVVSPEEWAGAPTQQGHTIAERLRDPALAAVSLFNYVDARDAGEFVLRWLDVADASVSGECFFVGAADALAVLPTAQAVAQALPSAAGAAENLPGTAAAFSCAKAERLLGWRPRRGWRTELQDAPDLVPAPAPTLAGGERS; this comes from the coding sequence GTGAAGGTTCTCGTCACCGGCGGCGCCGGCCGGCTCGGCCGCAGCGTCGCCACGGTGCTGCACCGGGCCGGTCACCACGCCGTCAGCGTCGACCGGTTCGACCACCCCGACCCCGCCGTGGAGGACGTGCGCCTCGACCTGCTCGACGAGGACGCCGTCGTCGACGCGTTCGCGCGGCTGCAGCCCGACGCGGCCGTCCACCTCGCCGCGATCGCCGTCCCCTTCAGCGCCCCGGAACTGCAGATCCTCACGACCAACACCCGGCTCGCGCAGGTCGTCGTCGACGCCGCCCTGCGCGCCGGGGCCCGCAAGGTGCTGGCCGCCGGCAGCCCGACCGTCCTCGGCTACGGCGCCCCCGGCGGCTGGACGCCGCAGTACCTGCCGCTGGACGAGGAGCACCCCACGGCCCCCTGGAACGCGTACGCCCTGTCCAAGAGCGTCGTCGAGGGCGTCGTGGCGATGCACGCGCGGACCGCGACCGACGCGGTGCTCGGCAGCTTCCGCCCGTGCTTCGTCGTCAGCCCCGAGGAGTGGGCGGGAGCCCCCACCCAGCAGGGCCACACGATCGCCGAGCGGCTGCGGGACCCGGCGCTGGCCGCGGTGTCGCTGTTCAACTACGTCGACGCCCGCGACGCGGGGGAGTTCGTCCTGCGCTGGCTGGACGTGGCCGACGCCTCGGTGTCCGGGGAGTGCTTCTTCGTGGGCGCCGCGGACGCGCTCGCCGTCCTGCCGACCGCGCAGGCCGTCGCGCAGGCGCTGCCGTCCGCCGCGGGCGCCGCCGAGAACCTCCCCGGGACCGCAGCCGCGTTCTCCTGCGCCAAGGCCGAGCGGCTGCTCGGCTGGCGACCGCGGCGCGGCTGGCGCACCGAGCTGCAGGACGCCCCCGACCTCGTCCCAGCGCCCGCCCCGACCCTGGCCGGGGGTGAGCGCTCGTGA
- a CDS encoding mandelate racemase/muconate lactonizing enzyme family protein encodes MTTVVERPGAAGGATAPVVTDLRVEHLTVPLRRPWGPDVTVVHVLATHVETSDGATGAGFTWTPTIGAHAVEALLAHDVRAFALGRPATTGWWEQAWEHLHEAGGGGVTTIALAGLDLALWDLAARRADASLTDLLGRRHQHQPTYGSGVNLHYTDAELADQVRRWVDVGHAGVKVKVGRPDLADDLRRVAIVRDLIGPDRALMVDANQRWDLPRATTAVQALAEFGPAWVEEPLRADDTSGLVELRRRTGARLAMGENVHTWYRFRDLIEAGAADVLQPNVVRVGGITPFLRIAALVRDAGLELAPHLLPELSGQLALALPGRTWVEDVEDAGFADLGVLRVPTGGTCSGGSFRGGLRPGLGFDFRTAT; translated from the coding sequence GTGACCACCGTCGTCGAGCGGCCCGGCGCGGCCGGCGGCGCCACCGCGCCCGTCGTCACCGACCTGCGCGTGGAGCACCTCACGGTCCCCCTGCGCCGCCCCTGGGGCCCGGACGTCACCGTCGTGCACGTCCTGGCCACCCACGTCGAGACCTCCGACGGGGCCACCGGCGCGGGGTTCACCTGGACGCCCACGATCGGGGCGCACGCCGTGGAGGCGCTGCTCGCCCACGACGTCCGCGCCTTCGCGCTGGGCCGCCCCGCCACCACCGGCTGGTGGGAGCAGGCCTGGGAGCACCTGCACGAGGCCGGTGGCGGCGGGGTCACCACGATCGCCCTGGCCGGTCTCGACCTGGCGCTGTGGGACCTCGCGGCCCGGCGGGCCGACGCCTCGCTCACCGACCTGCTGGGCCGGCGGCACCAGCACCAGCCCACCTACGGCAGCGGCGTCAACCTGCACTACACCGACGCCGAGCTCGCCGACCAGGTGCGTCGCTGGGTCGACGTCGGCCACGCCGGGGTCAAGGTCAAGGTCGGGCGCCCCGACCTCGCCGACGACCTGCGCCGCGTGGCGATCGTGCGCGACCTCATCGGCCCCGACCGAGCCCTCATGGTGGACGCCAACCAGCGGTGGGACCTGCCGCGGGCGACCACCGCCGTGCAGGCCCTGGCCGAGTTCGGACCGGCCTGGGTGGAGGAACCCCTGCGCGCCGACGACACCTCCGGCCTGGTGGAGCTGCGCCGCCGCACCGGAGCCCGGCTGGCCATGGGGGAGAACGTCCACACCTGGTACCGGTTCCGCGACCTCATCGAGGCCGGCGCCGCGGACGTGCTGCAGCCCAACGTCGTCCGGGTCGGCGGCATCACCCCGTTCCTGAGGATCGCCGCGCTCGTGCGCGACGCCGGCCTGGAACTGGCGCCCCACCTGCTGCCGGAGCTGTCCGGGCAGCTGGCCCTCGCCCTGCCCGGGCGCACGTGGGTGGAGGACGTCGAGGACGCGGGGTTCGCCGACCTCGGCGTCCTGCGGGTCCCCACCGGCGGGACGTGCTCGGGCGGGTCCTTCCGCGGCGGTCTGCGCCCCGGCCTGGGGTTCGACTTCCGGACCGCGACGTGA
- a CDS encoding M24 family metallopeptidase, with protein sequence MSPAPVPPHGADRPEKRRRLRELLDRAGHERVLLTTGPTLAWYLDGARVDVGAGAAPVLAVVADGRGDVVHCAVNEVDRLLAEELPDDVDVRPVPWAVPPALAAARDLPREDDLALELRAARAGLLPGERVRYADLGRACAEVLTRALHEAEPAQSERALAGRVGGLLLAEGIDPLVVLVAGQDRVLLRHPVPGPGPLGRRAMVVVCGRRHGLVANLTRWVAFDDPDPATAEATRAVLEVEADALAACRPSRTLAEVLEDVARAYPRHGFDAQEWTRHHQGGPTGYAGRDPRATPDAVDTVVPGQAFAWNPTAPGVKVEDTLVLAPGADPQVLTCDPAWPTVTVRGLARPAELRR encoded by the coding sequence GTGAGCCCCGCCCCGGTCCCTCCGCACGGCGCCGACCGTCCCGAGAAGCGCCGCCGGCTGCGCGAGCTGCTCGACCGCGCCGGGCACGAGCGCGTCCTGCTGACCACCGGCCCCACCCTGGCGTGGTACCTCGACGGCGCCCGCGTGGACGTCGGGGCCGGCGCGGCACCGGTCCTGGCCGTCGTTGCCGACGGTCGCGGCGACGTCGTGCACTGCGCCGTCAACGAGGTCGACCGGCTCCTCGCCGAGGAGCTGCCCGACGACGTGGACGTCCGCCCGGTGCCCTGGGCCGTCCCCCCGGCGCTCGCGGCGGCGCGGGACCTGCCCCGCGAGGACGACCTCGCGCTCGAGCTGCGCGCCGCCCGCGCTGGGCTGCTGCCGGGCGAGCGCGTCCGGTACGCCGACCTCGGCCGCGCCTGCGCGGAGGTCCTCACCCGGGCGCTGCACGAGGCCGAGCCCGCGCAGAGCGAACGCGCCCTCGCCGGGCGGGTCGGCGGTCTGCTGCTCGCCGAGGGGATCGACCCGCTCGTCGTGCTCGTCGCCGGGCAGGACCGCGTCCTGCTGCGCCACCCCGTGCCGGGGCCCGGCCCTCTGGGGCGGCGCGCGATGGTCGTGGTCTGCGGACGCCGGCACGGCCTGGTCGCCAACCTCACCCGGTGGGTGGCCTTCGACGACCCCGACCCGGCCACCGCCGAGGCCACCCGAGCCGTCCTCGAGGTCGAGGCCGACGCCCTCGCCGCCTGCCGGCCGAGCCGAACCTTGGCCGAGGTGCTCGAGGACGTCGCCCGTGCCTACCCCCGGCACGGCTTCGACGCGCAGGAGTGGACCCGGCACCACCAGGGGGGTCCGACCGGGTACGCCGGGCGCGACCCCCGCGCCACCCCGGACGCCGTCGACACCGTGGTCCCCGGTCAGGCCTTCGCCTGGAACCCCACGGCGCCGGGCGTCAAGGTGGAGGACACCCTCGTCCTGGCCCCCGGCGCCGACCCGCAGGTGCTGACCTGCGACCCGGCGTGGCCGACCGTCACCGTGCGGGGCCTGGCGCGCCCGGCGGAGCTGCGGCGGTGA